In one Lolium rigidum isolate FL_2022 chromosome 3, APGP_CSIRO_Lrig_0.1, whole genome shotgun sequence genomic region, the following are encoded:
- the LOC124696731 gene encoding TPD1 protein homolog 1B-like produces the protein MGCSHMRSLVGVVVTMLLLLACCEASSSQQLQQRQHHPRKMLDVGGAPSPSDIVIVHGCSDPEELMHLSQSRAGSTGGGMPEYTVEITNTCLDCNVCNVHLSCGDFASTELVDPATFRRLAVNDCLVNNGGPIGPGELITFHYANSFIYDMKVKSASCKCA, from the exons ATGGGGTGCTCTCACATGCGTTCTTTGGTTGGGGTCGTCGTCACCATGCTTCTGCTCCTAGCTTGTTGCGAAG CATCCTCCTCGCAGCAGCTGCAGCAGCGCCAGCACCATCCACGCAAGATGCTCGACGTCGGCGGCGCGCCTTCACCGTCGGACATCGTGATCGTGCACGGGTGCTCGGACCCGGAGGAGCTGATGCATCTGTCCCAGAGCAGAGCGGGGAGCACGGGCGGCGGCATGCCGGAGTACACCGTGGAGATCACCAACACCTGCCTCGACTGCAACGTCTGCAACGTCCACCTCTCCTGCGGAGACTTCGCAAGCACGGAGCTCGTCGACCCGGCCACCTTCCGCCGCCTCGCCGTCAACGACTGCCTCGTCAACAACGGCGGACCCATCGGACCCGGCGAGTTGATCACCTTCCATTACGCAAACTCATTCATCTACGACATGAAAGTCAAATCCGCCTCCTGCAAGTGCGCCTAA